CAACCGGAAATGAAGCTCATCAATACAAGGAAAAGGAATAATTTTCGCATACCCGAGAAAGTTTGGCACGCATCGCTGGCAAGGAGAGTGCCGGTTTAGTTTCCGTTTAGGTGGCCATTTATCAATGACCAGTGAAAGATAGGAAATTAATACAATTCATCGAAGTGCGGGGTTACTGCAACAGGTTTTCGGGAAAGCTTCCGGCATAATGTAAGCCAATTCCCCGCGCTTTCAACTCTTTACTTACCCGATCGACAATCCGTTGGTTTCGTTCACTTTCCACCGCCCGGCGAATGATAATCTCGTCGATTTGCTTTGGGTAATCGGTAGCGGCCTGCATATAAATGCTTAAATCGTTTTGCGTGTTATCTCCTACGAGTATGAATTTTTTTGCCGGAAAAAGCTGAATGATCTCCTCCAGAATTTCCAGCTTATGCAAATCTTTTCGTGGCAGTTTTCTACCCGTCAACACATGACGCATTTTCCGGAAATGTTTCAGAAAAACGGGACCGGGTGGCAAGTTATTCTGCCGCAGAAAACGGTAAATCAACGGATACAGATTCTGTTCGCTATTCGATAGGTAAAACAGTGCTGCCCCATTTTCGTGCAAACGGTTGATCAATCGAACCACGTTATCCACGGTTTTCCGCTTTTCGACCCTGGTCAGCATTAAGGTCTTAAATTTCAAAAGCTTTTTTGAAATAAAGGAGTGAATCAACGTATCGTCAATGTCTGAAATCACCAGGGTATGTGTATCGAGATGACGAACCTGCCGGGTGAATAAATTCTCCG
This Prolixibacter sp. NT017 DNA region includes the following protein-coding sequences:
- a CDS encoding App1 family protein, whose amino-acid sequence is MRKKKPVLLSFHAISNGSTTLVFGQLIYSYYRKFSFTDYSRMETFRRIAALYLANRCQGCKVQLVFDSATIEMKTDRNGLFFGKRKFRKTPTCLKEVHILGNTEVYIPENLFTRQVRHLDTHTLVISDIDDTLIHSFISKKLLKFKTLMLTRVEKRKTVDNVVRLINRLHENGAALFYLSNSEQNLYPLIYRFLRQNNLPPGPVFLKHFRKMRHVLTGRKLPRKDLHKLEILEEIIQLFPAKKFILVGDNTQNDLSIYMQAATDYPKQIDEIIIRRAVESERNQRIVDRVSKELKARGIGLHYAGSFPENLLQ